Proteins co-encoded in one Oreochromis niloticus isolate F11D_XX unplaced genomic scaffold, O_niloticus_UMD_NMBU tig00007743_pilon, whole genome shotgun sequence genomic window:
- the LOC109199952 gene encoding trichohyalin-like, with protein sequence MSLKKHTRKEKVKPSSPLLAQEDNIQVQKMCLEEEIIFLRKENERKSAEVNKLFSQLLEKEDIQKEKEMELLDVRGRNFELKAKLDKAIEKLKEILQQKKNEKDKDKKDRELQLKLDEALQKNTEILQEKKRQDIELQNLGIKYKALLQEKKQQPIKQKESKLEDSEENYRELKTKLDKALQRNNQTLQEKEQLERNQRDMRCQLQRMEEKCRVLEVKLDKTAVHKQKYQELLQEKEQQDIKQKEDKRLLQGFERENQKLQELYKKMNYKATEMEGEKEKLRKQCSAMQSQLNDMLTKNTELEELSNTLKCKNTEVQVLKQQLQKTNEDLQCKLEEMERKSQQLEDTHNKLQERYTEMQEAKVMQEATSNELKERLKDKQAELEEVEKTCRRLEKENTETIDQLRNLILEKKVLVEKLLEKKKKRFRFFWRKDTHALSGFSTADVTSSSSTSVPS encoded by the coding sequence ATGTctctgaaaaaacacacaagaaaagaaaaagtaaagcccagctctcctcttctggCTCAAGAAGACAATATTCAAGTTCAGAAGATGTGCTTGGAAGAGGAGATTATCTTCCtcagaaaagaaaatgagagaaagagcGCTGAAGTCAATAAATTGTTCAGCCAGCTTCTTGAAAAGGAAGATAttcaaaaggagaaagaaatggaaCTCCTAGACGTGCGTGGAAGGAACTTTGAGCTCAAAGCAAAGCTTGATAAAGCAATAGAAAAACTCAAAGAAATCCTCCAGcagaagaaaaatgagaaagacaAGGACAAAAAGGATCGGGAGCTGCAATtaaagcttgatgaagctctgcaaaaaaatacagaaatcctccaagagaagaaacggcaggaCATAGAACTCCAAAACTTGGGGATCAAATACAAAGCATTGCTtcaagagaaaaagcaacaaccgatcaaacagaaagaaagcaagCTTGAAGACTCGGAGGAAAACTACAGAGAGCTGAAAACAAAGCTTGATAAAGCACTGCAAAGAAATAACCAGACTcttcaagaaaaagaacaactggAAAGAAACCAGAGAGACATGCGGTGCCAACTCCAAAGAATGGAGGAAAAATGCCGAGTCCTGGAAGTAAAACTTGATAAAACTGCAGTGCACAAGCAGAAATATCAAGAGCTGCTTCAAGAGAAAGAACAACAGGACATAAAGCAGAAAGAAGACAAACGTTTACTCCAAGGCTTTGAGAGGGAAAACCAAAAGCTGCAAGAACTTTACAAGAAAATGAACTACAAAGCAACTGAAATGgaaggagagaaggagaaacTGCGAAAACAATGCTCAGCGATGCAGAGTCAGCTCAATGACATGCTGACAAAAAACACCGAACTCGAGGAACTTTCAAACACCTTGAAATGCAAAAACACTGAGGTGCAGGTGCTAAAGCAGCAACTccagaaaacaaatgaagacCTGCAGTGCAAACTTGAAGAAATGGAGAGGAAAAGTCAACAATTAGAAGACACTCACAACAAATTACAAGAGCGTTATACAGAGATGCAGGAGGCAAAGGTAATGCAGGAGGCAACTTCTAATGAGTTGAAAGAAAGGCTCAAAGACAAACAAGCCGAATTAGAAGAAGTGGAGAAAACATGCAGGAGACTTGAGAAGGAGAATACAGAAACAATCGATCAGCTGAGAAACCTGATCCTAGAGAAAAAGGTTCTCGTGGAAAAGCtcctggaaaagaagaagaaacgcttCCGCTTCTTCTGGAGGAAGGACACTCATGCTTTGTCTGGTTTTTCCACTGCTGATGTCACctcgtcttcctccacctctgttccatCGTAA